A section of the Borrelia sp. RT5S genome encodes:
- a CDS encoding variable large family protein: MSDDNAADAVSLAGAVSGGIALRSLLKGGQLKPAAAGAGDAPIAKQAGLAAVTKLLGAIEDIMKKTLSKVLAKVKEAADGVRANKGGTSSKAAAANEAAKAEGQAKQQLRLP; encoded by the coding sequence ATAAGCGATGACAACGCAGCAGATGCGGTTTCCTTAGCAGGTGCTGTATCAGGGGGCATAGCTTTAAGATCACTTCTTAAGGGTGGTCAGCTAAAGCCAGCAGCAGCAGGAGCAGGTGATGCGCCAATAGCTAAGCAAGCAGGTCTAGCGGCTGTTACAAAACTCCTTGGGGCCATCGAAGACATAATGAAGAAAACCCTCTCCAAGGTTCTAGCGAAGGTAAAAGAAGCTGCAGATGGCGTACGGGCTAACAAAGGGGGGACCTCTTCAAAAGCAGCTGCTGCTAACGAAGCAGCTAAGGCAGAGGGCCAGGCGAAGCAGCAGCTGCGGCTTCCTTAG
- a CDS encoding variable large family protein, with translation MAQIGTTAEKIYDAIVRLLNGSSPTRGTKRQQVAETLKKQAEQLEATQQQVKAIKAEISKAGGDSKSLDKATATIEALKKAGEEMATAISDGQDIGDTKADNEAPGIPTAEIGKFLSALKGISEAAKAEGIEMPAAGATTLPAGNNDGSKVLAKGAANGGAAGDAAKAVAIVGSVTGEEILAAILKSQAGDAEVANGGDATAATTAVSFAKGISDNNAAAAASLAGAVSGGIALRSLLKGGQLKLAQADEAPIAKQAGLAAVTKLLGAIEDIMKKTLSKVLAKVKEAADGVRANKGGTSSKAAAANEAAKAEGQAKQ, from the coding sequence CTGGCACAGATAGGAACAACAGCGGAGAAAATATACGACGCAATAGTAAGGCTACTAAATGGGAGCAGCCCAACTAGGGGGACCAAGAGACAACAGGTAGCGGAGACGCTTAAGAAGCAAGCAGAGCAACTCGAGGCGACCCAGCAGCAGGTGAAGGCGATAAAGGCAGAAATATCTAAAGCAGGAGGAGACTCCAAGTCCCTGGACAAGGCAACAGCGACGATCGAGGCGCTAAAAAAAGCAGGAGAAGAAATGGCAACAGCTATTTCCGACGGGCAGGACATAGGCGACACTAAGGCCGACAACGAAGCGCCTGGAATTCCAACAGCAGAGATTGGCAAGTTCCTATCAGCCTTAAAGGGGATAAGCGAAGCAGCTAAGGCAGAGGGGATCGAAATGCCGGCAGCAGGTGCAACAACCCTACCAGCTGGCAACAACGATGGCTCCAAGGTTCTAGCTAAAGGAGCAGCCAACGGGGGTGCTGCGGGCGACGCAGCTAAGGCAGTAGCGATAGTCGGATCAGTAACAGGAGAAGAAATACTTGCTGCTATTCTTAAGAGCCAAGCAGGTGACGCTGAAGTAGCAAACGGTGGCGACGCTACCGCAGCAACAACAGCCGTTTCCTTTGCCAAGGGGATAAGCGATAACAACGCAGCAGCTGCGGCTTCCTTAGCAGGTGCTGTATCAGGGGGCATAGCTTTAAGATCACTTCTTAAGGGTGGTCAGCTGAAGCTAGCACAAGCAGATGAGGCGCCAATAGCTAAGCAAGCAGGTCTAGCGGCTGTTACAAAACTCCTTGGGGCCATCGAAGACATAATGAAGAAAACCCTCTCCAAGGTTCTAGCGAAGGTAAAAGAAGCTGCAGATGGCGTACGGGCTAACAAAGGGGGGACCTCTTCAAAAGCAGCTGCTGCTAACGAAGCAGCTAAGGCAGAGGGCCAGGCGAAGCAGTAG